TCACCGTTTTCTTTTTTGCCTCTATGAATATTAAGTTTCTTAATAAAGTTTGGCATGCCTTTCAATATCCAATCTGGTATCCATATCGTTTCTCTTTCGTTGTGTGTTTCTTTTTAATACTTAATGGGTTTCGAAGTGCTCAAAAAACGAAGAGCTTTCCATTATGGTTTGCTTGTACCTTACTCGTCCTTCAAACGGGAAGTGCCTTATATGTGTTAGAAAAAGATTTTGATTTTGTTATTCCCATACAAGTTCTTGCAACGGGTATACTGTTGATCCTTACTTTAGTTTTATTATTACTAAGAGAAAATTCTTATAAATGGATGCCTTACGTCCTCCTATTAATTACAGCCGTAGAGATGAGTGCCAATGCAACCATTGACTTAACTCGTTTGAGCTATGTAAAAATGAAACCTTTTAATGATTATCAGCTTGTCTTGGATGATATGTTACGAGACATCAGGCCGGATGACAATGAGTTCTACCGGATTGAAAAAGTCTTTCAACGGTCAAAGAATGATAGTTTTCAAGCTAATTATCCTAGTGCTTCTCACTTTAGTTCCACTTTTGAAAGGGAAGTTCCTCAGTTATATGGCTTACTAGGCTTTCCGGATGGCAATGGTTTTGTATCCTACTCAACCGGTACACTTTTTACAGATTCTCTTTTTGGAATTCGTTATTTTGGAGTTAATAATCCTTTATCGGATGAACTCAAAAAAAATTATGATTTATATCATTTATATGCTAATTCTACTCGTCCTGATATGCAGCAGTATCAATTAGAGTCAGAGTCCTTACGAACGAATATTTATGAAAATGAGTATGCTCTTCCACTAGTATTTGGTGTTTCAGAGGATCTTGCATCTGTTGAACTAGAAAAAAATAATCCAATTAAAAATCAAGAAGATATTTTAACAGCTATGACAAATCTACCTGAATCTTCTTTTTATATAGAAGAATCTTTTGATTCTATTGTTACTGAAAATATATCTGATTATTTGGGTAATTCTAAATCTGTTAACAGAACGTATAACAAATCTGACACCAATGAAGACGCCATGATTGAACTTCAAATAACTCCTAAAACAGATGATCCCTATTATCTGGTTCTGGACTCCCGTCTAAAAGATGAAGAAGTAGAATTATCCTTAAATGATGAAACATTTAGATATTATACGACGTTTCGAAATGATCAAGTACTTAATGTGGCTAGTCATCAAAAAAATGAGCTTCTCAATTTCCAATTTTCTTTATTAAAAGATTCTATAACTATACGTGACCTAAAGTTATACAGGTTTGATCTTTCAAAATTCCGAGAAGTAATCACAGAAGCAAAAGAAGAAGGAATAACTCTTTCTTCCTTTAGTCAAACTAAAATAGAAGGAGATGTGAAGATTAAAAATGATCACTCTCTGCTAATGACTTCTATCCCCTATTCTGAGGGTTGGAAACTATCGATTGATGGCGAAAAGGTTGAAACCATTTCTGCTTTAGATGGATTTTTAGCGGCTCCGATAAAAAAAGGGATTCATAAAATCCAACTAAACTATCACGTTCCTTATTTACAAGAAGGAATTCTGATTAGTATCGCTGCTTTATTTGTTACAACTCTAATTATTTTCTATCATAGAAAAAGTTTTAAAAAGCATAAAAAATAAGAGTAGGATTGCCCCACTCTTTATTTTTTTATGTAATTATTTAGTTGCTTCTATACGTTTATTTACTTCATCCCAATTTACAAGGTTCCAAAATGATTGAACATAGTCTGGACGAACATTTTTATAGTCTAGGTAGTAAGCATGTTCCCATACATCTAAACCTAGAACAGGTGTCTTACCATTCATTAAAGGACTATCTTGGTTTGGAGTAGAAGTAACTTCTAGTTTTCCATCAGATAATACTAGCCATGCCCATCCTGATCCAAAACGACCAGTTGCAGCAGCGCTAAATTTTTCTTTAAAGTCATTGAAACTACCAAACGCTTCATCAATTGCATCCTTGACAGCTCCCGTTGGTTCTCCTCCACCATTTAGTGATAGAATCGTCCAGAATAAGGAATGGTTTGCATGTCCTCCGCCATTGTTTCTAAATGCAGTTCGGATATCTTCTGGTACAGAATCAATATCTTTCAGAAGTTCTTCAACAGTTTTTTCTGCTAATTCTGGATATTTCTCCAATGCAGCATTCGCATTTTTTACATAGGCAGCGTGGTGCTTGCCATGATGGGTACGCATTGTATCTTCGCCAATATTAGGCTCCAACGCCGTGTAATCATATGGTAAATCAGGTAAGGTAAAAGCCATTTCAATTTCCTCCTAGTTAATATTTTCAATCTATAATAAGATTACCACGTTCTAGTCTATTTATCAAAAGAACTGTTTGTGTTTATCTTTACATTGCCTTTTTCCTTTTTTTTCGCTAAGCTATTATTATCTTATTTTAAATAGAAGAAAAGAGTGATCATTATTTCGTTGTATACATTACTATTTAATTCTTTTCTAGATCCTTCTCATTTATGGAAGGCAACTGAATTAAAAAGAAAAAAAACTGTTTATTTATTTTTATTAACTTCTCTTATCGTTGGTATTCCATTTTTTATTAGTAACATGAATGCCGTAGCTACTATTGAAAAAGATATCAGTAGAGTAACCACTAAAATTCCAGCTTTTGTGATTGAAGATGGAACAGTAAACGTGAAAGATCCTTTAGAAAAGGCTTTAGTAGTGCGAACAGATTCTTTAAATTTCATTTTTGATATCCATAATCAATATGATGAACTAGAAAAAGAAAAAGATGTGGAAAATACGATACTGAATCTACTCTTTACAGAGGATTCATTCACTCTCTTAACCAATCAAGTTCCAATCAATATTCCTTATGAAAATGCTGATGGATTTACAGACGAATTTTTCACTTCTCTTCTTTCACGTTTTAGTACGAAGAATACTATAACCGTCATCACAATGATTGTATTGAGCTTCCTTTCTGGTATGTTTGAAGCGGCTATTCGTCTTCTTCTCTTCACTATAATTGGAAACCTTGTGTCTGCTCTCTTTCGAATTCGGCTTCCGTTTTCTGTTAATTGGAAAATTATGATGGTAGCAAGTTTTGTCCCTACAATCTTGTTTTCTTTACTA
The Jeotgalibaca sp. MA1X17-3 genome window above contains:
- a CDS encoding DUF1189 family protein produces the protein MIIISLYTLLFNSFLDPSHLWKATELKRKKTVYLFLLTSLIVGIPFFISNMNAVATIEKDISRVTTKIPAFVIEDGTVNVKDPLEKALVVRTDSLNFIFDIHNQYDELEKEKDVENTILNLLFTEDSFTLLTNQVPINIPYENADGFTDEFFTSLLSRFSTKNTITVITMIVLSFLSGMFEAAIRLLLFTIIGNLVSALFRIRLPFSVNWKIMMVASFVPTILFSLLNSVLIFPYGQTGIIGVISAFLYYKGIKIFIEKQIK
- a CDS encoding YfhO family protein; its protein translation is MFPSFSKPFSRKMLLFVSFLLPFVIISIIYASIGVYPFGKQTLLTVDLGQQYVDFFSYYRHTLLHEPSALLYSFTKGIGGEMVGLWSYYLTSPFNLILLFTPQRYLPVGVTLLMILKISSASLSFAYLLIKKFEGKGLLVPTFSLAYAMMGFVIANQLNVMWLDGLVFLPLIILGVEKLVDGESGLFYSIMLAIMLFSHYYIGYMICLFVVLYFIFALIKQEKTSEWTVSKKIYHFFSTSLRFAFFSILSATLSAFILLPNFFSLMGGKASYINETVDWSLDYPFLEVLSKFYIGSFNFDQMPSGHPNLFIGTLALVTFLFYFFNQNFSKKERIVSFFITVFFFASMNIKFLNKVWHAFQYPIWYPYRFSFVVCFFLILNGFRSAQKTKSFPLWFACTLLVLQTGSALYVLEKDFDFVIPIQVLATGILLILTLVLLLLRENSYKWMPYVLLLITAVEMSANATIDLTRLSYVKMKPFNDYQLVLDDMLRDIRPDDNEFYRIEKVFQRSKNDSFQANYPSASHFSSTFEREVPQLYGLLGFPDGNGFVSYSTGTLFTDSLFGIRYFGVNNPLSDELKKNYDLYHLYANSTRPDMQQYQLESESLRTNIYENEYALPLVFGVSEDLASVELEKNNPIKNQEDILTAMTNLPESSFYIEESFDSIVTENISDYLGNSKSVNRTYNKSDTNEDAMIELQITPKTDDPYYLVLDSRLKDEEVELSLNDETFRYYTTFRNDQVLNVASHQKNELLNFQFSLLKDSITIRDLKLYRFDLSKFREVITEAKEEGITLSSFSQTKIEGDVKIKNDHSLLMTSIPYSEGWKLSIDGEKVETISALDGFLAAPIKKGIHKIQLNYHVPYLQEGILISIAALFVTTLIIFYHRKSFKKHKK
- a CDS encoding superoxide dismutase, with protein sequence MAFTLPDLPYDYTALEPNIGEDTMRTHHGKHHAAYVKNANAALEKYPELAEKTVEELLKDIDSVPEDIRTAFRNNGGGHANHSLFWTILSLNGGGEPTGAVKDAIDEAFGSFNDFKEKFSAAATGRFGSGWAWLVLSDGKLEVTSTPNQDSPLMNGKTPVLGLDVWEHAYYLDYKNVRPDYVQSFWNLVNWDEVNKRIEATK